The Planctomycetota bacterium genomic sequence CCAGGGCCTGTGCAGGCGTGGGGATCGACCGCCACGCGGGTGGCGTGCTTTGCCAAGCCGAGCAAGGTCGTCGGGGTCGCGCCGCCAGCGGGGCCGAACGAATTTCTTCCGGTGCGTTGGCTCGAATGCCATACCGAACAGGCGGCCCGACGTGCGGCGGCGCTCGGCTACGCGCCGGGTGCGATCCGTCGCATGCGCCCCGTGTTGAACGTCCCAGAGTCGCGGCATCAGGCGTCCGACACACTTCGGGTGCTCATTGCGCCGATGCCGAGTTGGCGGGACAACTTGCGTTCGGCGGTACTCGCGGCGGCAGTGCTGCGGGTCACGGGGCGACCGATGACGCTCGTCAGCCACGGCCGTGGTCCCATGAGCACGGTCCTCGCCCGGCTGTCCTGCCAAATGGAGCAGCCCGACATTTGGCACACCACGGACGTTCCGTTCGAGGAGTGCGTCACGCGGTGTCACGCGTACCTGAACGTGGCTCGTGGCGTTACGGACCCGTTGCCGTGGCGGACGGCTCGGGCGGCGGGCTTGCCGGTGATTCACGCGGGTAGCATGCCGCAACGCCGAATCGCACAGCGGCTCGTACAGCTCTTCGAAGCCCGCGGTATCTCGCGTGTGCCCTGCTAGTCCAACTCGCTGATCGAGCCAACGGTGGGCAGTTCGCCGACCAGCGGCAGGGCGTAGTCGATGAAGGTCTGGCTCACGTTGTTATGACCTTCGATGAACGCGTCGGGCATGTGGCGGGTGAGGCGGGCGACGTTTTCGAGCGGCTCGAGGTGAACCTTCACGGCGTACTTGTCCCCCGCACGGTCGCACGTCATCACGACGCTGCCTTGTTTGTTGGCGTCATCGGCGGAGTACTCGACGGCCTTGTTGCCGACCATGCGGGCTTCGGCGGCGTCGACTTCGCTGACGTAGCCGGGGAAGCTGCGCTGCATGTATCCGAGCGTGTCGGCCCGGACGCGGAGTTTGCCGCCGTCCTTCGGCTTCACGCCAGCCTTGACCGCGTCTTGCAGGTAGTCGCCCAGCGCGCCCGAGCCGGCGAGCTGCACGTTGCCGTGGTCGTCCTTGGGCAGGTCTTCGTTCATCATCTCGGCGTACGTCTTGCCGTCCGGGTGCATCATGCCCTCAGACGCGACGACCAGACACCTGCCCAGGCGGTCGTAGACCTCCTGCACGTCGGCGATGAACTGCTCCTTGGTCACCGGCCGCTCGGGCATGTAGATCAGGTGCGGGCCGTCGTCTTCGTACTTGCGGCCCAGTGCGGCAGAGGCCGTGAGGAAGCCGGCATTGCGGCCCATGATGATGTTGATCTTCACGCCAGGGAGCGACTTGTTGTCGAAGTTGTCGCCGATGCAGGCGGAGGCGACGAACTTGGCCGCGCTGCCGTAGCCGGGCGTGTGATCGTGGACGCGCAGGTCATTATCGATCGTTTTGGGCACATGGAAGACGTGCAGCTCGTAACCGGCTTGCGCGGCGACTTCGTTGACGATCCGTGCAGTGTCGGCCGAGTCGTTGCCGCCGATGTAGAACATGTACTTCACGCCCTGGGCTTGCAGGTGCTGGAAGACTTTCTTGCAGTACTCCTCGTCGGGTTTGTCACGCGAGCTTCCCAGTCCGGCCGCCGGCGTCTGGGCGATGCGCTCGAGCAACTCGGCCGGCGCTGAGGAGAGGTCGATGAAATCGTCTTCGATCATGCCACGCACCCCGTGGCGGGCGCCGAGGATCTTATCGATGTGCCCGGCCTTCTGTGCGGCTTCGATCACGCCGACGAGGGATTGATTGATGACCGCGGTGGGACCGCCCGACTGTGCGACGACTGCATTGGCTGCCATGATGCGGGGATGGTAGGGATCGCGTGACAAGGTGCCAGCAGTGATTACCTTGCGATTCGATGGCCCACCCGACGGACCGTTTTCCGCTGAGCTGGTTTTGCCACGGGCACGAGGTGTATGGCGTCGGCACCGCCGCGTTCTCGCTCGCAGCGGAAATGCACCGACGTGGCTGGCCGGTCCAACTTCTGCACACGCACCCTGGCACGACCGCCGACCGATTCGCCGATGCGGGGATGCACACCCGGCTGCTCAAGCTTGACGCGGTCCCCGACACATACGGCGGATCGCTGCCGGCCAAGCTCTGGAAGTTCGCCCGCGGTCGCAAGGTCGATCGCAACACCGGCAATGCGTTGCGTTCGGCGATCCAGGATTTCGGCGGCAAGCACTTTCACGTGCTATGGCCGTTCCATGTTCGGGCCGCAGTCGAAGCAACCAAGCCCATCGCTACAAGGTGCTTTTGGGAGATGCCCAACTTCGTCAATGACCGCTACCCGTTCGAACTCAACAAACGGGTCTATCAACGGCTCTGTCGGGAGGGCAACGTGACGGTGCTTGCCGACAGCGCGGCGACGGGGCGGACACTCGCGGGGCGCGGCGTCGAGCCGATCACGTTCTACCACGCCTCACGGACGGATCACTTCGATCCGACGCGGGTGGAGCGTGACCGAGCCCGGCTCGGCCTGCCTGAATCGGCGGCGGTCTTCGTCATCGCGGCACGGCTCGTCGCGGACAAGGGCGGGATGCATCTGCTGCGGGCGGCGGCCGTGCACCCGACCACGCCGTCGGGCCGGCCGGTTCACGTGGCACTCGTCGGCGGGTCGAAGGACGACGCGTTCCCGAACGAACTCCGACGCGTTGCCGACGAACTCGGCGTGGCCGATCGCCTGCATCTGCCAGGTGAGTTGACCGACGTGCGTCCCTGGTACGCGGCCGCCGATGTCTCGTGCAACTTGCGGGTGGCCCCGGAGCCGTTCGGGCTGAGCGTGATCGAGTCGATGTTGATGGGTGTGCCCGTGCTCGTGCATGCCCACGGCGGACCGGCCGAGACGGTGCGGGACGGTGGCACCGGCTGGCACATCACCGGCATGGATCAGGAAAGCGTCAACGCCGGCATGGCCCGCGTGCTTGCCGACGAATCGCGTTGGCCCGCGTTCGGTGAGTCGGCCCGGATGCGGGGGTTGACCCACTTCTCCGACGTGGCCCTCGCGGATCACTACGAACGGCTTCTTGTCTCCGGTTAATCCGCAGCCACCGCCCAGCTTTCCAACTCGTGCGACATCATTTCGTACCGCGTCCGATAAATGGCGCTTGCAACCGACTCCGACATCCGTGATACTTCTTGCATCGCGACAGGCGATCGCCTATTCGCGGAAAGACGGATTTCTTCCAAAGTTGGTCATATCCACAAGGGAAGGGGAGACACCCCGCGGCAGAGTTGCCGGACAACGCAGACCAAACGCCGACTCACGTCGTGCCACTGGACTGCGTTCCCGTGCGACCCGTGGGGTGATCCTTTGCGCGCTCACAGATTGAGCGCGACGCGATTTGGTCTCGGGGGAGACGAGGGCGAGCACGGTTGAGGGATCGGGCTCGTCGGAAACGAGGTTGGGGGAACGAGGGCCGCGGATGGCGAATGAGGGTTCGCCGGACGTGGCCGGAAACGAGGCGGTGAGGGTTGAGGAACCTGAGCCGCAGAAACAAGGGCGTTGGCCGGGTGGCGATCGGTTGAGGGACCGTGACCCAGAGGACCGGCCGACATGCCGAGCGACACGAGGGTGTCGATCGGCGACATCGGAGCGACGCGGCGTTGAGGGACGACGCATCGCGGAAACGAGGACGGCCGTCGGTTGAGGGACCGACACCGTCGGAAACGAGGTCTGGGTTCGAGGAAACAGGCCCGGACGGAGACGAGGCCTGTTCGAGGGTTGGACAGGTCGCGAGGAAACGAGCGGGCCGACACGACGGCGTGCCGGTCAGCCAAGACAAGCCGCGACACCGAAAGGAGCGCTCGCGGAGGGTACAACCAGAGAGTTACACACCG encodes the following:
- a CDS encoding 6-phosphofructokinase: MAANAVVAQSGGPTAVINQSLVGVIEAAQKAGHIDKILGARHGVRGMIEDDFIDLSSAPAELLERIAQTPAAGLGSSRDKPDEEYCKKVFQHLQAQGVKYMFYIGGNDSADTARIVNEVAAQAGYELHVFHVPKTIDNDLRVHDHTPGYGSAAKFVASACIGDNFDNKSLPGVKINIIMGRNAGFLTASAALGRKYEDDGPHLIYMPERPVTKEQFIADVQEVYDRLGRCLVVASEGMMHPDGKTYAEMMNEDLPKDDHGNVQLAGSGALGDYLQDAVKAGVKPKDGGKLRVRADTLGYMQRSFPGYVSEVDAAEARMVGNKAVEYSADDANKQGSVVMTCDRAGDKYAVKVHLEPLENVARLTRHMPDAFIEGHNNVSQTFIDYALPLVGELPTVGSISELD
- a CDS encoding glycosyltransferase family 4 protein; protein product: MAHPTDRFPLSWFCHGHEVYGVGTAAFSLAAEMHRRGWPVQLLHTHPGTTADRFADAGMHTRLLKLDAVPDTYGGSLPAKLWKFARGRKVDRNTGNALRSAIQDFGGKHFHVLWPFHVRAAVEATKPIATRCFWEMPNFVNDRYPFELNKRVYQRLCREGNVTVLADSAATGRTLAGRGVEPITFYHASRTDHFDPTRVERDRARLGLPESAAVFVIAARLVADKGGMHLLRAAAVHPTTPSGRPVHVALVGGSKDDAFPNELRRVADELGVADRLHLPGELTDVRPWYAAADVSCNLRVAPEPFGLSVIESMLMGVPVLVHAHGGPAETVRDGGTGWHITGMDQESVNAGMARVLADESRWPAFGESARMRGLTHFSDVALADHYERLLVSG